One part of the Oceanisphaera sp. IT1-181 genome encodes these proteins:
- a CDS encoding PACE efflux transporter, translating to MRTTKDRIRHTLGFEGIGLILFIPMASWLFGFDLQLMGTMAVVGSILATVWNYFYNLLFDHSMLKLRGDVRKTVPLRLFHALFFELGLLSQFVPVLAWYLGISLREALMMSVTMATFYLVYAFVYNLAYDKVFPVPYQSPQVQS from the coding sequence ATGCGCACCACCAAAGACCGTATTCGCCACACCTTGGGCTTTGAGGGCATTGGGCTAATTTTATTTATTCCTATGGCCAGCTGGCTATTCGGCTTTGATCTCCAGCTAATGGGCACTATGGCCGTGGTTGGCTCAATACTCGCCACTGTGTGGAACTATTTTTATAACCTATTGTTCGATCACAGCATGCTGAAACTACGAGGAGATGTGCGTAAAACAGTCCCGCTACGCCTATTTCACGCCCTATTCTTTGAGTTAGGTTTACTGTCACAGTTCGTGCCAGTGCTCGCTTGGTATTTGGGTATTTCCTTGCGGGAAGCCCTGATGATGAGTGTCACCATGGCCACCTTTTACCTAGTGTATGCCTTTGTTTATAACCTGGCTTATGACAAAGTGTTTCCTGTTCCATATCAAAGTCCGCAGGTACAGAGCTAA
- a CDS encoding aldehyde dehydrogenase family protein, which yields MQHYQNYIDGQWRDASRQLLVMNPSTGETYATIAQASIDDADLAMAAARRVVDSGQLSDVRPAQRTSWMLKAADAIRAIADEGALVACRENGKSLNDARDEFLEAARYFEYYAGMADKIEGISVPLGKDYIDFTQYVPFGVSVQIVPWNFPVSICARSLAPALAAGNAVVIKSPEISPLAMTLLVKAIEQAGFPNGAINLLCGKGSEVGSHLVKHQDTNQIVFTGSVPTGQRILKDAAERATPSVMELGGKSAAIALKDVNLDTLLASVKVGIFFNAGQVCSAMSRLLVQRDRYEEVKAAVVALAEGLTIGQGEANPDLTPVVSQDQQQRVLAMIEQARAEGANILTGGVAPDMSGYFVAPTVIEATAEMTIAREEVFGPVLVIMPFDSEDDAVSLANGTDFGLVAGIFGEGLSQTLRMANRLRGGQVFINEWFAGGIETPFGGVGLSGFGREKGQEAIYSYVQTRNIGIRLSQG from the coding sequence ATGCAGCATTATCAGAACTATATCGATGGCCAATGGCGGGATGCTTCTCGCCAGCTATTGGTGATGAACCCGAGTACGGGTGAGACCTATGCCACTATCGCACAAGCGAGCATTGACGATGCGGATTTAGCTATGGCCGCTGCCCGTCGTGTGGTCGACAGCGGTCAATTGAGCGATGTACGCCCCGCGCAGCGCACCAGCTGGATGCTAAAGGCCGCAGATGCCATACGTGCCATCGCCGACGAAGGCGCTTTGGTGGCTTGTCGCGAAAATGGCAAGAGCCTGAACGATGCCCGGGACGAGTTTTTGGAAGCGGCCCGTTACTTCGAATATTACGCCGGCATGGCTGACAAGATTGAAGGCATCTCGGTGCCGCTTGGCAAAGATTACATAGATTTTACCCAGTACGTGCCCTTTGGTGTCTCGGTGCAAATTGTACCCTGGAACTTTCCGGTTTCCATTTGCGCTCGCTCGCTGGCACCGGCGCTGGCGGCGGGCAATGCGGTGGTGATCAAGTCTCCGGAGATTTCTCCGCTGGCCATGACGCTGCTAGTTAAGGCTATTGAGCAGGCTGGCTTCCCTAATGGGGCGATCAACCTGTTATGTGGCAAGGGCTCAGAAGTGGGTAGTCATCTGGTCAAACATCAGGATACCAACCAAATAGTCTTCACCGGCTCTGTGCCTACTGGGCAGCGCATTCTTAAGGATGCGGCTGAGCGGGCCACGCCATCGGTGATGGAGCTGGGTGGCAAGTCCGCCGCTATCGCACTCAAGGATGTAAATCTCGACACTTTGCTGGCCAGTGTGAAAGTCGGCATTTTCTTCAATGCTGGTCAGGTGTGCTCGGCCATGTCGCGATTGCTGGTGCAGCGCGACCGCTATGAAGAAGTAAAAGCTGCCGTGGTTGCGTTGGCTGAAGGTCTGACCATAGGTCAGGGCGAAGCCAACCCGGATCTAACGCCTGTGGTGTCACAGGATCAGCAGCAGCGCGTGCTAGCAATGATTGAACAGGCCCGTGCCGAAGGCGCCAATATTCTGACTGGCGGTGTGGCACCGGACATGTCCGGTTATTTCGTGGCGCCGACCGTGATTGAGGCGACGGCCGAGATGACCATAGCCCGAGAAGAAGTGTTTGGCCCCGTGCTGGTGATTATGCCCTTCGACAGTGAAGACGATGCGGTGTCTCTGGCCAATGGTACCGACTTCGGACTCGTAGCCGGAATATTCGGTGAAGGCCTGAGCCAGACTTTGCGCATGGCCAACCGCTTGCGCGGCGGTCAGGTATTTATCAACGAATGGTTCGCCGGTGGCATTGAAACGCCCTTTGGTGGCGTGGGGCTATCAGGCTTCGGTCGCGAGAAGGGACAAGAAGCCATCTACAGCTATGTTCAGACCCGCAACATTGGTATTCGGCTGAGTCAGGGCTGA
- a CDS encoding flavodoxin domain-containing protein → MNSLAAHYPQAKQLLVLTATYGDGDAPASANHFLSRLAELKQLPIAHFAVLGFGDRQFCHFCRFAEEVDAALLARDGEPLLALETVDRQSAQTFARWGTRLGEALSHDLVLEHKGVRAAHHTAATGRSRGL, encoded by the coding sequence ATGAATAGCTTGGCCGCCCATTACCCACAGGCGAAGCAGCTATTAGTGCTTACCGCCACCTATGGCGACGGCGATGCGCCCGCCTCAGCCAATCACTTTTTAAGTCGACTAGCCGAACTTAAACAGCTGCCAATTGCGCACTTTGCCGTATTAGGCTTTGGTGACCGACAGTTCTGCCATTTTTGTCGGTTTGCCGAAGAGGTAGACGCGGCGCTGCTGGCGCGCGATGGCGAGCCGTTGTTAGCACTAGAAACCGTTGATCGACAATCCGCACAGACCTTTGCCCGTTGGGGCACTCGGCTAGGTGAGGCTCTGAGTCACGATCTAGTGCTCGAGCATAAGGGAGTGCGAGCCGCCCACCACACGGCTGCAACTGGCAGATCGCGTGGGTTATGA
- a CDS encoding MFS transporter — MDFAFILSASLVLSVTLPQRKDAFHGESFWIRVTKGMRIYLKTPRLEGLLALSLVVSSAGAMQIVNTVVYVRSHLGLTNEWVAIVLAAAGGGSMVVALTLPSILKSVQPRLCMLTGGFILSVSVLAGALMPGIGVLILLWFLMGAGMSIILTPVGRLLTISSRENDRPALFVAQFSLSHGCWLITYPLAGWLGVQVGLMGAFIVLGLVAFFSAVVAMLLWPQQDPEHLEHTHSETNHGHYHYHDKQARRLGGGGTSQSRAQASAPDSYPRLCG; from the coding sequence ATGGACTTCGCGTTTATCCTTTCCGCCTCTCTTGTGCTGTCCGTTACCTTACCTCAACGCAAAGACGCATTTCACGGTGAGTCCTTCTGGATCAGAGTCACCAAAGGCATGCGCATTTATTTGAAAACGCCAAGGCTTGAAGGGTTGCTTGCCCTGAGTCTGGTGGTGTCTTCGGCAGGTGCTATGCAGATCGTCAACACCGTTGTCTATGTACGGAGTCATCTTGGGCTTACCAATGAATGGGTTGCTATCGTCCTTGCCGCTGCAGGCGGTGGTTCCATGGTAGTGGCGCTTACTCTGCCAAGCATTTTGAAGAGCGTACAGCCAAGGCTATGTATGCTGACCGGAGGTTTTATTCTATCAGTGAGCGTGCTGGCCGGAGCCCTAATGCCAGGGATTGGTGTGCTGATCTTGCTGTGGTTTCTGATGGGTGCGGGGATGTCGATAATTCTAACGCCGGTGGGACGGTTGTTGACAATATCCAGCCGTGAGAATGATCGTCCGGCGCTATTTGTGGCACAGTTTTCATTGTCCCATGGGTGCTGGCTGATAACCTATCCTCTTGCAGGTTGGCTTGGTGTGCAGGTTGGTTTGATGGGGGCTTTTATTGTGCTTGGTTTGGTGGCGTTCTTTTCCGCGGTGGTTGCCATGTTGCTTTGGCCTCAACAAGACCCCGAGCACTTGGAACACACTCATAGTGAGACAAATCATGGTCATTATCACTACCACGATAAACAAGCACGAAGGCTGGGAGGGGGCGGAACCTCACAATCACGGGCACAAGCATCCGCACCTGATTCATACCCACGACTTTGTGGTTGA
- a CDS encoding FAD-binding oxidoreductase, whose product MINLPNDDHSCGWYQALPQAAPVTQLKGVQRADYAVLGAGFAGLAAARRLAEHYPNARIILVDAQRAAEGASGRNSGFVIDLPHKFALEHPDPAHKQKLLGLNRSAIAQLDGLILRHGIDCQWSAVGKYQGAVGERGEAFLDHFEHLMKDLGEPYRKVEHSELSAVLGTSYYRRAIFTPGGYLMQPAALVRGMAENLPENVELLEQSPIRSLQRESGKWRLLGDEGEIQAPKVLLGTSIFTREFGYLKNRLLPVMTFASWTRPLTDAELVRYGGKLNWGLTPADHAGTTLRMTADRRILIRNSYKHVPRYGGSINDGMRQRIQANHREAFLARYPDLADVPFTHTWGGVYAISRNFTNFFGQLEDGVYASACDNGVGAAWGTISGTLLADLAVGAQSSQLQDIQQVTGMPSINPPEPFLGVGVKSRIALAKWQSRSEL is encoded by the coding sequence ATGATTAACTTACCCAATGATGACCACAGCTGCGGCTGGTACCAAGCTTTGCCACAGGCTGCGCCTGTGACTCAACTCAAGGGTGTACAGCGTGCCGACTATGCAGTGCTGGGTGCCGGCTTTGCCGGCTTGGCAGCCGCTCGCCGACTGGCCGAACATTATCCGAATGCGCGCATTATACTGGTGGATGCTCAACGTGCGGCCGAAGGCGCTTCCGGGCGTAATTCCGGTTTTGTTATCGATCTGCCGCACAAGTTTGCGCTGGAGCATCCAGATCCGGCCCACAAGCAAAAACTGCTAGGGCTGAATCGCTCCGCCATTGCCCAGTTGGATGGTTTAATACTGCGTCATGGCATCGATTGTCAGTGGTCTGCTGTCGGCAAGTATCAGGGGGCCGTGGGTGAGCGAGGCGAGGCCTTTCTCGATCACTTCGAGCATTTGATGAAAGACTTGGGTGAGCCTTACCGTAAGGTAGAGCACAGTGAGCTGAGCGCTGTGTTGGGTACCTCTTATTATCGGCGCGCTATTTTTACGCCCGGTGGTTATTTGATGCAGCCGGCGGCGCTAGTGCGTGGCATGGCGGAGAACCTACCGGAAAATGTTGAGTTGCTGGAGCAGTCTCCAATCCGCTCCTTACAACGAGAGAGCGGCAAGTGGCGTTTGCTGGGCGATGAAGGCGAAATTCAGGCGCCGAAAGTGCTACTGGGTACCAGTATCTTCACCCGTGAGTTCGGTTATCTTAAAAACCGACTGTTGCCGGTAATGACCTTTGCCAGCTGGACTCGACCGCTGACCGACGCCGAGCTGGTGCGCTATGGCGGTAAACTGAACTGGGGTCTGACACCGGCCGATCATGCGGGTACTACGCTGCGCATGACTGCCGACCGACGTATTCTTATCCGCAACAGTTATAAACATGTGCCTCGTTATGGCGGCAGTATCAATGACGGTATGCGCCAGCGTATTCAAGCCAATCACCGAGAGGCTTTTCTGGCCCGCTATCCGGATCTGGCTGATGTGCCTTTCACCCATACCTGGGGTGGGGTATATGCCATTTCCCGTAATTTCACCAATTTCTTCGGGCAACTGGAAGACGGTGTTTATGCCAGCGCCTGTGATAACGGAGTAGGGGCGGCCTGGGGTACTATTTCAGGCACTCTGCTGGCCGATCTGGCGGTGGGGGCACAGTCCTCCCAGCTGCAGGACATTCAGCAGGTTACCGGTATGCCGAGCATCAACCCGCCTGAACCTTTTCTCGGGGTTGGGGTAAAAAGTCGTATTGCTTTGGCTAAATGGCAAAGTCGGAGCGAGTTATGA
- a CDS encoding LysR family transcriptional regulator: MSFSLDQLQAFVATVDTGSFSAAARRLGKAQSVISTAVSNLEVDLGNSLFVRSGRYPSLTPAGERLLTEARVILERCEHFRGIAKSLGEGVESRLVLAVDELYPQEMLGVLMEEFSLRFPSVELELLFPLMEDVSRLVVEERADLGIMWRQEILPSVLNFHALGWVALKIVCAPEHELARQQVGWEELKRYRQLMVATRNDSEEKTRLRMAADVWWVESQWVIVELVQRNLGWAFVPEHVVASALENGYLVSPDLEFDDHDWPVALELIWHKQRPLGKAAAWLKTAAITAANRTK; this comes from the coding sequence ATGAGCTTCTCTCTCGACCAATTACAAGCCTTTGTCGCCACCGTGGATACCGGTTCTTTTTCTGCCGCCGCACGCCGTTTGGGTAAAGCCCAGTCAGTGATCAGCACTGCCGTGTCAAATTTAGAAGTCGATCTGGGTAACAGTTTGTTTGTGCGCAGTGGCCGCTACCCTAGCCTGACCCCTGCAGGGGAGCGCTTATTAACGGAGGCGCGGGTAATACTGGAGCGCTGTGAGCATTTTCGCGGAATTGCCAAGAGTCTCGGCGAAGGGGTCGAAAGCCGACTAGTGCTGGCGGTCGACGAGCTGTATCCCCAAGAAATGCTGGGCGTCCTGATGGAAGAATTTTCTCTCCGCTTTCCCAGTGTGGAGCTGGAGTTATTGTTTCCGCTGATGGAGGATGTCAGCCGCCTAGTGGTGGAAGAACGGGCCGATCTGGGCATTATGTGGCGCCAAGAAATTTTGCCTTCCGTCCTTAATTTTCATGCGCTTGGCTGGGTAGCGTTGAAAATTGTTTGCGCACCAGAGCATGAACTCGCGCGTCAACAGGTCGGCTGGGAAGAGCTAAAGCGCTACCGGCAGTTGATGGTGGCGACCCGTAACGACAGTGAAGAAAAAACACGATTACGCATGGCTGCTGATGTGTGGTGGGTAGAAAGCCAATGGGTTATCGTCGAGCTAGTGCAGCGTAATTTAGGCTGGGCATTCGTACCTGAGCATGTGGTGGCCAGCGCCTTGGAGAATGGCTATCTGGTTTCGCCGGATCTGGAATTTGACGATCATGACTGGCCGGTCGCATTGGAGCTTATTTGGCACAAGCAGCGACCGTTAGGTAAGGCAGCGGCTTGGCTAAAGACGGCGGCAATTACTGCGGCTAATAGGACCAAATAA
- a CDS encoding BCCT family transporter has translation MRATSGILKGLNPTVTIASKILVIGFVLFCAIMANQAGQYFETISGVLLQNMKWFYLLVVSLVTGLLLYLMVSRFGHIRLGKDDEKPEFNYLSWISMLFSGSMGIGLVFWSVAEPMWHYADNPFSQGLSNESARTSMWLTFFHWGLHPWSIFLIVALALAYFSYRKGLPLTLRSILYPLIGDRIYGPIGHAVDILTVAITAFGISQTLGMGVIQINTGLNLVFGTTVSLGMQLLIIVVLCTCAVASVLSGVGKGIRRLSEWNMLLSLLMVLIVLYIGPTRYILHSFLEGIGDYSSQVVGMSFWSDTQNDSGWQNWWTAYYWPWWMTWAPFVGMFVARISKGRTIRELIGGALIVPTLITFLWMAVFGGSALKVEQDARVAYEQQTVVLAEAGEPAQAPFAGGPILEATKKDTTLALFALFDELDAGVMGKLLSVLACVLLGTYFITSADSGTLILSTLDSLGNPEPPKPIRILWGFMIAAIAGVLLYAGGLKAMQTASIIAGFPISIFILVMGMTLLHSIRREPKPWAMVPDNVRPEPAKLDGAVKPLVEEAAEEIYDAKPIPHWSNPIVGK, from the coding sequence ATGCGTGCTACATCAGGGATCCTTAAAGGACTAAATCCGACCGTAACCATAGCGTCCAAGATTCTGGTCATCGGTTTTGTACTGTTTTGTGCCATCATGGCCAACCAAGCAGGTCAGTACTTTGAAACCATTTCCGGCGTTTTGCTACAAAATATGAAGTGGTTCTATCTACTGGTGGTCAGCCTAGTCACGGGCTTGCTGCTGTATCTGATGGTCAGCCGCTTCGGTCATATTCGCCTCGGCAAGGACGATGAAAAACCCGAATTTAATTACCTGTCGTGGATCTCCATGCTGTTCTCGGGAAGCATGGGAATCGGCTTGGTATTTTGGTCGGTAGCCGAGCCGATGTGGCACTATGCGGACAACCCATTTTCCCAAGGGCTAAGCAACGAGTCCGCTCGAACTTCCATGTGGCTAACCTTCTTTCACTGGGGGCTGCACCCTTGGTCCATCTTTCTGATCGTAGCTCTGGCCCTAGCCTACTTTTCCTACCGTAAAGGGCTGCCGCTTACTCTGAGATCAATTTTGTATCCGCTAATTGGGGATCGCATCTATGGCCCCATAGGTCATGCGGTGGATATTCTCACCGTGGCCATTACCGCCTTTGGTATCTCTCAGACGTTGGGTATGGGGGTCATTCAGATCAATACCGGCTTGAATTTAGTGTTCGGCACCACCGTCAGTCTCGGCATGCAGTTGCTGATCATAGTGGTGCTCTGTACCTGTGCCGTGGCCTCGGTACTCTCGGGGGTGGGCAAGGGCATACGCCGCCTATCGGAATGGAACATGCTGTTGTCATTGCTGATGGTGCTGATCGTGCTTTATATAGGCCCGACCCGCTATATCCTGCATTCCTTCCTAGAAGGCATTGGTGATTACAGCAGTCAGGTGGTTGGCATGAGTTTCTGGAGTGATACCCAGAATGATTCCGGCTGGCAGAACTGGTGGACGGCCTACTACTGGCCATGGTGGATGACTTGGGCGCCCTTCGTCGGCATGTTCGTGGCCCGTATTTCTAAGGGTCGCACCATTCGCGAACTGATTGGCGGCGCTTTAATCGTGCCCACTCTGATCACCTTTCTGTGGATGGCGGTATTTGGCGGCTCGGCTCTGAAAGTAGAGCAAGATGCTCGTGTCGCCTACGAGCAACAGACGGTGGTGCTGGCCGAAGCCGGTGAACCGGCGCAAGCCCCTTTTGCAGGCGGCCCGATTCTGGAAGCTACCAAGAAAGACACCACACTGGCGCTGTTCGCCTTGTTTGATGAGTTGGACGCGGGCGTTATGGGCAAGTTACTGAGCGTCTTAGCCTGTGTGTTGTTGGGTACCTACTTTATCACCTCGGCTGACTCTGGCACCCTGATCCTCTCCACTCTGGATTCACTGGGTAATCCGGAACCTCCTAAGCCGATACGGATACTGTGGGGTTTCATGATAGCGGCCATTGCCGGGGTACTGCTCTACGCCGGTGGTCTCAAGGCGATGCAAACCGCCTCCATTATCGCTGGCTTCCCTATCTCTATCTTCATCTTGGTGATGGGCATGACCTTAC
- a CDS encoding cupin domain-containing protein, whose protein sequence is MSEVIVIDSQELDFSFRGGPPGAAYVARALTPEASPNIGVGFARWEGAEIAWTVLYDEVVFVIEGCFELTANGKKHEVRPGQMLWIPEGTELVYGGHALFGYVVHPGNWKELHGMA, encoded by the coding sequence ATGAGTGAAGTCATAGTGATCGACAGCCAGGAGCTGGACTTCAGTTTTCGTGGCGGCCCGCCGGGCGCCGCCTATGTGGCCCGGGCGCTGACCCCAGAAGCCTCCCCGAATATCGGGGTAGGTTTTGCCCGTTGGGAAGGGGCCGAAATAGCTTGGACTGTTTTGTATGACGAAGTGGTGTTCGTAATCGAAGGCTGCTTTGAACTGACGGCCAACGGCAAGAAACACGAGGTTCGCCCCGGCCAGATGCTGTGGATCCCCGAAGGCACTGAGTTGGTGTACGGTGGTCACGCCTTGTTCGGCTATGTGGTTCACCCGGGTAACTGGAAAGAGTTGCACGGAATGGCTTGA
- a CDS encoding aromatic ring-hydroxylating dioxygenase subunit alpha, with product MNNVNQAIIPVQQVENVLNPIVEASGMPNACYTSQEYFAFERDQVIGKTWACIGFASDLVKNGYVLPVSFMDLPLLMMRNKEGEVQVFHNVCSHRGMQLVHEAGEVQGMIRCPYHSWTYDLNGNLKGTPHIGGIAKHKDDRFKCEKHGLKALRSAIWMDMVFINLSGDAASFEEHIAPLENRWKGFLGEDGLGLLRRVNMGGHLEIEVASNWKLTVENYCEAYHLPWVHPSLNSYSKLEDHYNIMLEDRFSGQGSTAYNLSDTAGTHLPKFPSWPSDKLRHAEYISLFPNVLLGIQADHAFAMMIDPIHAEKTIENLRLYYVGDEAVKDEYAACRAATLESWRVVFSEDIFAVEGMQKGRHSPGFGGGVFSPEMDLPTHFFQKWLATQTKAALEA from the coding sequence ATGAACAATGTCAATCAGGCCATCATTCCCGTTCAGCAGGTTGAAAACGTGTTAAATCCAATCGTTGAAGCCAGCGGCATGCCTAACGCCTGCTATACCAGCCAAGAATACTTTGCCTTCGAGCGGGATCAGGTGATTGGTAAAACCTGGGCTTGTATCGGCTTTGCATCCGATCTGGTTAAGAACGGTTATGTGTTACCGGTGAGCTTCATGGATCTTCCGCTGCTGATGATGCGCAACAAAGAAGGTGAAGTGCAGGTATTCCATAACGTTTGCAGCCACCGCGGTATGCAGCTAGTACACGAGGCTGGTGAAGTGCAAGGCATGATCCGCTGCCCTTATCACTCTTGGACCTATGATTTGAACGGTAATCTTAAGGGGACTCCGCATATAGGCGGTATCGCCAAGCATAAGGACGACCGCTTCAAGTGCGAAAAACACGGGCTTAAAGCGCTGCGCTCTGCCATCTGGATGGACATGGTCTTCATCAATTTGTCTGGAGATGCGGCTTCTTTCGAAGAACATATTGCGCCGCTGGAAAATCGCTGGAAAGGATTTCTAGGTGAGGATGGTCTGGGCCTGCTGCGCCGAGTCAACATGGGCGGCCATCTGGAAATTGAAGTGGCGAGCAACTGGAAGCTGACCGTGGAAAACTACTGCGAAGCCTACCATCTGCCTTGGGTGCACCCTAGCCTGAATTCCTATTCCAAGTTGGAAGACCATTACAATATTATGCTGGAAGATCGTTTTTCCGGTCAGGGCAGTACCGCCTACAACTTGTCTGATACCGCCGGCACTCATTTGCCTAAGTTCCCAAGCTGGCCGAGCGACAAGCTGCGCCATGCAGAATATATCTCTCTGTTCCCTAACGTGCTGTTAGGCATTCAGGCTGACCACGCTTTCGCCATGATGATAGACCCCATTCATGCGGAAAAAACCATAGAAAATTTGCGTCTCTACTACGTGGGTGACGAAGCGGTGAAAGATGAATATGCCGCCTGTCGCGCCGCGACGCTTGAGTCTTGGCGGGTGGTATTCAGCGAAGATATCTTTGCCGTGGAAGGCATGCAGAAAGGTCGTCACTCACCCGGTTTTGGCGGTGGTGTTTTCTCTCCCGAAATGGACTTACCGACCCACTTTTTCCAGAAGTGGCTGGCCACCCAAACCAAAGCGGCGCTGGAGGCATAA
- a CDS encoding FAD-dependent oxidoreductase codes for MKTWLCIICGLIYDEAKGWPSDGIAPGTAWEDVPDDWLCPDCLVGKADFEMLDITDNLQAPLTAVAEISTPLTEVAPEPVVIIGTGHGGYQLAAALRAKSPELSITLFTADDGALYSKPALSNALALGKDGDSLISEPALAWEQRLGVRVYPHTRVERIDRENKQLHTNIGIYPYGRLVLATGASPIVIPVEGEQSAMLSVNDLGDYRRFRQQLVGKKHVTILGDGLIGCEFANDLAAQGVSVTVVGLGQWPMERLIPQPLGLALQLALSDLGVDWALQDSIGRIDGEDEGYCLQLQSGRVLNTDLVLSAVGLRPSAGLAQAAGLATGRGISVDSCHQTSDPHIFALGDCAELEGQWLPYIAPINQAMPALVNSLLGTLTPAALRPAPVLVKTPVLPLSIMPASGEGEWRIEGNGQELAAGFYNLAGALTGFALLGSTLQGQRSQWLERLILNRQAA; via the coding sequence ATGAAAACGTGGTTATGCATCATCTGCGGACTGATTTACGACGAGGCCAAGGGTTGGCCCAGTGACGGCATCGCCCCAGGCACCGCTTGGGAAGACGTGCCGGATGACTGGCTGTGCCCAGATTGTTTGGTGGGAAAGGCTGATTTCGAGATGCTCGACATCACCGACAATCTGCAGGCTCCGCTGACGGCGGTAGCTGAGATTAGCACGCCACTGACAGAGGTGGCACCAGAGCCGGTGGTGATCATCGGTACCGGTCACGGTGGCTATCAGCTGGCTGCAGCATTGCGTGCAAAATCGCCAGAGCTGTCCATTACCCTATTTACTGCCGACGACGGCGCACTGTACAGCAAGCCCGCATTGTCTAACGCCTTGGCGCTGGGCAAAGACGGCGATAGCCTGATCAGCGAGCCCGCGCTGGCGTGGGAGCAACGACTTGGGGTACGGGTTTACCCTCATACTCGGGTTGAGCGTATTGACCGTGAAAATAAGCAATTACATACCAATATCGGCATTTATCCCTACGGCCGTCTGGTACTGGCGACCGGTGCTTCACCTATAGTAATTCCGGTGGAAGGCGAGCAGAGCGCCATGCTCAGCGTCAATGATCTGGGTGATTATCGCCGTTTCCGCCAGCAACTGGTGGGCAAGAAGCACGTCACCATTTTGGGAGACGGACTTATTGGCTGTGAGTTTGCCAACGATCTGGCCGCTCAGGGTGTGTCGGTAACGGTCGTGGGTCTGGGTCAGTGGCCGATGGAGCGATTGATCCCGCAGCCTTTGGGCCTGGCCTTGCAGTTGGCGCTGTCTGATCTGGGCGTAGATTGGGCTCTGCAAGACAGTATCGGTCGAATCGACGGTGAAGATGAAGGCTATTGTCTGCAGCTGCAAAGCGGCCGGGTTCTTAATACCGATTTGGTGTTAAGTGCAGTTGGGCTACGGCCCAGTGCCGGCTTGGCTCAGGCGGCGGGTCTGGCAACCGGTCGTGGCATCAGTGTTGATAGCTGTCACCAGACCTCGGATCCCCATATTTTTGCCTTGGGTGACTGTGCCGAGCTCGAAGGTCAATGGTTGCCGTATATCGCGCCTATCAATCAAGCCATGCCGGCGCTGGTGAATAGCCTGCTCGGTACCCTGACGCCAGCGGCGCTGAGGCCGGCCCCAGTGTTGGTCAAGACGCCAGTGCTGCCGTTGTCGATAATGCCAGCTAGCGGTGAAGGTGAGTGGAGGATAGAGGGTAACGGCCAGGAGTTGGCAGCGGGTTTCTATAATCTAGCCGGTGCTCTCACTGGTTTTGCCCTATTGGGCAGTACATTACAAGGTCAGCGCAGCCAGTGGCTGGAGCGCTTGATATTAAACCGCCAAGCGGCCTGA
- a CDS encoding FAD-binding oxidoreductase translates to MGYDVNSGTPTSVLRFAAMPNSRPAWRRLWRSARLPHFSAGDLMGIYAPHSSVARLYSLAYASSDGVLEICVRKHAGGECSSFLHHLQLGEQIDVFIQLHPTFRPLLGDTPLILVGADTGIGPLVGFIRNNQQHRPIQQNHG, encoded by the coding sequence GTGGGTTATGACGTTAATAGCGGCACGCCGACCAGCGTGCTGCGTTTTGCCGCAATGCCAAACTCACGCCCAGCTTGGCGACGCTTGTGGCGCTCGGCTCGCTTGCCGCACTTTTCCGCCGGTGACTTGATGGGCATTTATGCACCACACAGTTCGGTGGCGCGGCTCTATTCGCTGGCCTACGCCTCCAGCGATGGCGTGCTAGAAATTTGTGTGCGTAAACATGCGGGCGGTGAGTGTTCGAGCTTTTTACATCACTTACAACTGGGTGAGCAGATAGACGTCTTTATTCAACTGCATCCTACTTTTAGGCCACTGCTTGGCGACACACCGCTGATCTTAGTGGGCGCCGATACTGGTATAGGGCCGCTGGTAGGCTTTATTCGTAATAATCAGCAGCATCGCCCTATCCAACAAAATCACGGCTAA
- a CDS encoding transposase domain-containing protein yields the protein MLAHWLLDTDTFAAPESLSTFHKHLPLDWIHTALEQTDKASVGRRKLPAELVVWLVIAMGLFRDRSISDVVDKLDLQLTDKLGESVAPSAIHQARQRLTSEPLAAFFNLTAEHWIAEEDSKDTWHGLRVYPFRLSCAVRYLTSTQRRISR from the coding sequence TTGCTTGCTCACTGGTTACTCGACACCGATACATTTGCCGCTCCTGAGTCGTTATCGACCTTCCACAAACACCTTCCTCTGGACTGGATACATACCGCGCTAGAGCAAACGGATAAAGCGAGTGTCGGGCGGCGAAAGCTCCCCGCCGAGCTGGTGGTCTGGTTGGTTATCGCCATGGGATTATTTCGTGACCGTTCGATTAGTGATGTGGTGGACAAGTTAGATCTTCAACTGACCGATAAGCTGGGAGAGTCCGTCGCGCCCAGTGCCATTCACCAAGCTAGGCAGCGTCTGACTAGCGAGCCATTAGCCGCGTTTTTTAACCTCACGGCTGAGCATTGGATTGCAGAAGAAGACAGTAAAGATACGTGGCATGGACTTCGCGTTTATCCTTTCCGCCTCTCTTGTGCTGTCCGTTACCTTACCTCAACGCAAAGACGCATTTCACGGTGA